A window of the Parabacteroides merdae ATCC 43184 genome harbors these coding sequences:
- a CDS encoding 3-deoxy-D-manno-octulosonic acid transferase — MYSLLIHFYAFIVAMISPFHRKARLMRFGQWKTNSILREKIDRNAKYIWFHASSLGEFEQGRPMIEKVKAQYPEYKILLTFFSPSGYEVRKNYNGADIVCYLPFDTPYRVKKFLNLANPAVAVFIKYEFWGNYLRELKKRGIPVYIISAIFRPDQLFFQWFGVPYRKMLYCFTHLFVQDERSKELLGQYGIRNVTVYGDTRFDRVLDVRNQARELPEFERFVGERCQTLIAGSSWPQDEEILIPYFNEHPEMKLIIAPHEIHREHLMYIESLLKRPSVRLSDVMQDKSLLEGKDCLIVDSFGLLSSIYRYGTIAYIGGGFGAGIHNTLEAAVYGIPVLFGPRFQKFKEARDLIKVGGGFSVASKDEFVAKMDELLTYAEVLKAAGESAGQFVKGNAGATDGILKELAL; from the coding sequence ATGTACAGCTTACTCATACATTTCTATGCCTTTATTGTCGCTATGATTTCTCCTTTCCACCGGAAGGCACGCCTGATGCGTTTCGGCCAGTGGAAGACGAATAGCATTTTGCGTGAGAAGATAGACCGGAATGCGAAGTACATCTGGTTTCATGCTTCTTCGTTGGGAGAGTTTGAGCAAGGGCGTCCTATGATCGAAAAGGTCAAGGCGCAATATCCGGAATATAAGATATTGCTTACATTCTTTTCTCCCTCAGGCTATGAAGTGCGGAAAAACTATAACGGGGCGGATATCGTTTGCTATCTGCCTTTCGATACGCCTTACCGGGTAAAGAAGTTCCTGAATCTGGCGAATCCTGCTGTGGCTGTTTTCATCAAGTATGAGTTTTGGGGAAACTATTTGCGTGAGTTGAAGAAGCGGGGAATCCCGGTTTATATCATTTCAGCGATCTTCCGTCCCGACCAGTTGTTCTTTCAATGGTTCGGAGTTCCTTATCGAAAGATGCTGTACTGCTTTACGCATTTGTTTGTGCAGGACGAACGTTCGAAGGAACTGCTTGGGCAATATGGCATCCGTAACGTGACGGTCTACGGCGATACCCGTTTCGACCGTGTGTTGGACGTGCGTAATCAGGCGCGTGAGTTGCCAGAATTCGAACGGTTTGTAGGGGAAAGATGTCAGACGCTGATCGCCGGGAGTTCCTGGCCGCAGGATGAGGAGATACTGATCCCTTATTTCAACGAGCATCCGGAGATGAAGCTGATCATCGCCCCGCACGAGATTCACCGGGAACATCTGATGTATATCGAGTCGTTGTTGAAACGCCCGTCTGTCCGCTTGTCCGATGTGATGCAGGACAAGAGCCTGCTCGAAGGGAAAGATTGTTTGATCGTGGATAGTTTCGGGCTGTTGTCTTCCATCTATCGGTATGGGACGATCGCCTATATCGGCGGCGGTTTCGGAGCCGGCATCCATAATACGTTGGAGGCGGCGGTTTACGGTATTCCGGTGTTGTTCGGTCCCCGGTTTCAGAAGTTCAAGGAGGCCCGTGACTTGATCAAAGTGGGCGGAGGATTCTCGGTCGCATCAAAAGATGAGTTCGTGGCCAAGATGGATGAGCTGTTGACCTATGCAGAGGTCTTGAAGGCTGCCGGCGAGAGTGCCGGCCAGTTTGTGAAAGGCAATGCGGGTGCGACGGATGGGATATTGAAGGAATTGGCTTTATAA
- the gltX gene encoding glutamate--tRNA ligase, whose translation MTQRKVRVRFAPSPTGALHIGGVRTALYNYLFAKQNGGDLILRIEDTDSQRFVPGAEAYIIEALTWLGIKFDEGVGFGGEYGPYRQSERRDIYKKYVDQLLDAGCAYIAFDTPEELDAKRKEIPNFQYDASTRMQMRNSLTLSEEEVKSLIDAGNQYVVRVKIEPDEDIHVNDLIRGEVIINSSILDDKVLYKSADQLPTYHLANIVDDHLMEVTHVIRGEEWLPSAPLHVLLYRYFGWEDTMPRFAHLALLLKPEGNGKLSKRDGDRLGFPVFPLEWHDPKSGEVSSGYRESGYLPEAVVNFLALLGWNPGNDQEVMSMDELIHSFDLSRCSKSGAKFDYEKGKWFNHHYIQAMDNKEAAALFMPILESHGVKADPAYVEKVVAMMKDRATFIKDLWDLCSFFFIAPTEYDEKTRKKRWKEDSAAQLAELIEVLRAREPFDIEGTEEEVKAWIESKGYHLGNIMNATRLALVGEGKGPHIFDITEALGKEESIRRIQRAIDKLSIDN comes from the coding sequence ATGACTCAAAGGAAAGTTAGAGTCCGGTTTGCACCGAGTCCCACTGGGGCCTTGCATATCGGAGGTGTTCGTACAGCTTTATACAATTATCTATTTGCCAAACAGAATGGTGGAGATCTGATTCTCCGTATTGAAGATACCGACTCGCAGCGTTTTGTTCCCGGAGCGGAAGCCTATATTATAGAAGCGCTTACCTGGTTGGGGATCAAGTTTGACGAAGGTGTCGGCTTCGGAGGCGAATACGGGCCTTACCGTCAGAGCGAACGCAGGGATATTTACAAGAAGTATGTCGATCAGTTGTTGGACGCCGGTTGTGCTTATATCGCATTCGATACCCCCGAAGAGCTGGATGCCAAACGGAAGGAAATCCCCAATTTCCAGTATGATGCGTCTACCCGTATGCAGATGCGCAACTCGCTGACTCTTTCCGAAGAAGAAGTGAAGTCCTTGATCGATGCCGGCAACCAGTATGTGGTCCGCGTCAAGATCGAACCGGATGAAGATATCCATGTAAACGACCTGATCCGTGGCGAAGTGATTATCAACTCTTCTATCCTGGACGATAAAGTCTTATATAAATCAGCCGACCAGTTGCCTACTTACCATCTGGCCAATATCGTGGACGATCATTTGATGGAAGTGACGCATGTGATCCGTGGTGAAGAATGGTTGCCGAGTGCCCCGCTTCACGTACTGTTGTACCGTTATTTCGGATGGGAAGACACGATGCCCCGGTTTGCACACCTGGCTTTGCTTTTGAAACCGGAAGGCAACGGCAAGTTGAGCAAGCGTGACGGTGACCGCCTGGGCTTCCCGGTGTTCCCGTTGGAATGGCATGACCCGAAGAGCGGTGAGGTTTCTTCTGGTTATCGCGAGAGCGGTTACCTGCCCGAAGCGGTTGTCAACTTTCTGGCCTTGTTGGGATGGAATCCTGGTAATGATCAGGAAGTAATGAGCATGGACGAACTGATCCATAGCTTCGATCTGAGCCGTTGCAGCAAGAGCGGAGCCAAATTTGATTATGAAAAGGGAAAATGGTTCAACCATCATTATATCCAGGCTATGGACAATAAGGAAGCAGCCGCCCTCTTTATGCCGATCCTCGAAAGCCACGGTGTGAAAGCAGACCCAGCCTATGTGGAGAAGGTCGTAGCCATGATGAAAGACCGTGCCACCTTTATCAAGGACTTGTGGGATCTTTGCTCGTTCTTCTTCATCGCTCCGACGGAATATGATGAAAAGACACGCAAAAAACGCTGGAAGGAAGACAGTGCCGCCCAGCTTGCCGAACTGATCGAAGTGCTTCGCGCACGTGAACCGTTCGATATCGAAGGTACGGAAGAAGAGGTAAAAGCCTGGATCGAAAGCAAAGGCTACCATTTGGGAAATATAATGAATGCGACTCGTCTGGCCCTTGTCGGTGAAGGCAAAGGTCCGCATATCTTCGACATAACGGAAGCCTTGGGTAAGGAAGAGTCTATCCGCCGCATCCAGAGAGCGATAGATAAATTGTCAATTGACAATTGA